One Phaseolus vulgaris cultivar G19833 chromosome 2, P. vulgaris v2.0, whole genome shotgun sequence DNA window includes the following coding sequences:
- the LOC137811363 gene encoding uncharacterized protein, which yields MTYFNEDGIHVDGDHTKDVMRNHDGGEYIKLRWDPQSEAPTTTDRKGSRLWYWVKSGLCFLCLGLLALVAIKWVGPLFIEKAIIPMINWGTNRFSSLELAVVVFATIALFPTLVLPSSPSMWVAGMTFGYFFGFLLIISAAAIGVSLPFMIGSIFHHKIEEWLEKYPKKASLLRSAGGGTWFHQFRAVALIRVSPFPYILYNYCAVATCVKYWPYLVGSLVGMMPEIFVSIYTGILIKTLANATHQHHTLSATEIIVNVAGFCVTVGTIIFFTVYAKKKLKELRKDDDLLLK from the exons ATGACATATTTCAATGAGGATGGCATTCACGTCGACGGTGATCACACGAAGGACGTGATGCGTAATCACGACGGAGGAGAATACATCAAATTGAGGTGGGACCCCCAATCGGAGGCCCCAACCACCACCGACCGGAAAGGTTCGCGTCTCTGGTATTGGGTCAAATCGGGGCTCTGTTTCCTATGTCTGGGTCTCTTAGCTCTCGTTGCCATCAAATGGGTTGGCCCATTGTTCATAGAAAAG GCGATTATTCCGATGATAAATTGGGGGACGAACAGATTCAGTTCTCTGGAGTTAGCTGTTGTTGTGTTTGCTACTATAGCGTTATTCCCTACCCTAGTTTTGCCATCCTCGCCTTCTATGTGGGTGGCTGGGATGACATTTGGTTATTTCTTTGGATTCTTGCTAATTATCTCTGCAGCAGCAATCGGAGTATCACTTCCTTTCATGATCGGTTCAATCTTCCATCATAAAATTGAG GAGTGGTTAGAAAAGTATCCAAAGAAAGCTTCTCTGCTAAGATCTGCTGGTGGGGGAACTTGGTTTCATCAATTTCGAGCAGTTGCTTTAATCAGGGTTTCTCCATTCCCATACATACTGTACAACTATTGTGCTGTGGCAACCTGTGTTAAGTATTGGCCTTACTTGGTCGGATCCTTGGTAGGAATGATGCCAGAAATATTTGTTTCAATCTATAC GGGAATTTTGATAAAAACATTGGCTAATGCTACACATCAACATCACACTCTATCTGCAACGGAAATTATCGTCAATGTTGCTGGCTTCTGCGTAACTGTTGGTACAATAATCTTTTTCACCGTCTATGCTAAGAAGAAGCTCAAGGAGCTACGAAAAGATGATGATCTGCTGTTGAAATAA
- the LOC137811361 gene encoding probable sodium/metabolite cotransporter BASS5, chloroplastic, which yields MNTTMISSAVKQFHNIHSPRFSLFRLSKPKSPIILPSCFSTNNNVSSPISICFNSQFPYRTSNIPSLKCASLDSSDSLPPDPSQIPTSAPVQMEQNSISILEILKQSNSYLPHVLIASLLLALIYPPSLTWFTSRYYAPALGFLMFAVGVNSNENDFIEAFKRPTEIATGYFGQFVLKPLLGYLFCLIAVTALGLPTTVGAGIVLVACVSGAQLSSYATFLTDPNMAPLSIVMTSLSTASAVFVTPLLLLLLIGKKLPIDVKGMVFSITQIVVVPIAAGLLLNRFFPRICNVIRPFLPPLSVLVAAICAGAPLAFNVEIMKSSLGIAILFLVVAFHLSSFIAGYFLSGFVFRDFLDAKALQRTISYETGMQSSLLALALANKFFEDPAVAIAPAISTSIMSLMGFGLVLIWTRKGKSETKNGS from the exons ATGAACACTACCATGATTTCAAGTGCAGTGAAGCAGTTTCACAACATTCATTCCCCGCGTTTCTCTCTCTTCCGTCTTTCCAAACCCAAATCCCCAATTATACTCCCATCATGCTTCTCCACCAACAATAACGTCTCTTCTCCAATCTCCATTTGCTTCAATTCACAATTCCCAT ACCGGACCTCCAACATTCCTAGCCTAAAATGTGCATCGCTCGATTCATCGGATTCCCTCCCACCCGATCCCTCCCAGATTCCAACCTCTGCTCCCGTCCAG ATGGAGCAAAATTCAATTTCTAttctggagattctgaagcaatCAAATTCGTATCTTCCTCATGTACTCATTGCTAGCCTACTGCTCGCTCTAATCTACCCACCTTCTTTAACGTGGTTTACCAGCAG ATACTATGCACCTGCGCTAGGTTTTTTGATGTTTGCAGTTGGGGTTAATTCAAATGAAAATGACTTCATTGAGGCATTTAAGCGGCCCACAGAAATTGCCACTGGTTATTTTGGCCAGTTTGTTTTGAAGCCTCTTCTTGGATATCTGTTTTGCCTGATTGCAGTAACTGCTTTAGGCCTACCAACAACAGTAG GTGCAGGAATTGTCTTGGTGGCTTGTGTTAGTGGTGCCCAGCTTTCAAGTTATGCTACTTTCCTAACGGATCCAAATATGGCACCGTTAAGCATAGTTATGACATCACTGTCCACTGCTTCAGCAGTTTTTGTCACGCCACTCTTATTACTTTTGCTCATTGGGAAGAAATTGCCTATAGATGTAAAAGGAATGGTGTTTAGCATTACACAGATTGTGGTGGTACCTATTGCAGCTGGCCTGCTTCTAAATCG ATTCTTTCCTCGTATTTGTAATGTTATTCGACCATTTTTGCCTCCTCTGTCAGTATTGGTAGCAGCTATCTGTGCTGGAGCACCACTTGCCTTTAATGTTGAGATTATGAAATCCTCCTTGGGAATTGCTATCTTGTTTCTTGTTGTTGCTTTTCATTTGTCATCTTTCATAGCTGGTTATTTCCTCAGTGGATTTGTCTTCCGTGATTTTCTTGATGCAAAGGCACTGCAACGAACAATTTCGTATGAGACAG GAATGCAAAGTAGCCTGCTAGCCCTGGCTCTTGCTAATAAATTCTTTGAAGATCCAGCAGTGGCCATTGCTCCAGCAATTTCT ACTTCAATTATGTCTTTGATGGGATTTGGTCTTGTCCTGATTTGGACCAGAAAAGGAAAGAGTGAGACGAAAAACGGCTCTTGA